Proteins from a single region of Gordonia hongkongensis:
- a CDS encoding enoyl-CoA hydratase-related protein, which yields MTSDTSEVGRKSRQDQPTITVERDGEIAIFRLNRPDRLNAFTMQMGEELRAAFDDTDADDSVRAVVLTGNGRAFCAGADLEAGGSTFDASSVVDSDEVPADEGGKLTLRMFASLKPIVVAVNGPSAGVGVTMTLPADVRIASEDAKFGFVFAARGLVPEAASSWFLPRLVGLPTALQWTIGAKMVPVAEAHERGLIQQVVPKDQVLETAIAVAREMTANSAPVSAALTRQLLWRMAGAPSPLDAHHADSKAIFYRGQSGDVYEGVMSFLEKRPATYPNTVSEDLPEIF from the coding sequence GTGACGAGCGATACATCAGAGGTCGGGCGCAAGTCCCGACAGGACCAGCCCACCATCACCGTCGAGCGAGATGGGGAGATCGCGATCTTCCGGCTCAATCGACCCGACCGGCTCAACGCCTTCACCATGCAGATGGGGGAGGAACTGCGGGCCGCGTTCGACGACACCGACGCTGACGACTCCGTTCGTGCCGTCGTGCTGACCGGCAACGGCCGCGCGTTCTGCGCCGGCGCCGATCTCGAGGCGGGCGGGTCCACGTTCGACGCCTCGTCGGTGGTGGACTCAGACGAGGTTCCAGCGGACGAGGGCGGGAAGTTGACGCTGCGGATGTTCGCCTCGCTCAAGCCGATCGTGGTGGCGGTGAACGGTCCGTCGGCCGGCGTCGGCGTCACGATGACGCTGCCCGCCGACGTCCGGATCGCCTCGGAGGACGCGAAGTTCGGGTTCGTCTTCGCCGCCCGCGGCCTGGTGCCCGAAGCCGCGTCGAGCTGGTTCCTGCCGCGGCTCGTCGGGTTGCCGACCGCACTGCAGTGGACGATCGGCGCGAAGATGGTGCCCGTCGCCGAAGCCCATGAACGCGGGCTGATTCAGCAGGTGGTCCCCAAAGACCAGGTGCTCGAGACCGCGATCGCCGTCGCCCGCGAGATGACCGCGAACAGCGCCCCCGTCTCGGCGGCGCTGACCCGACAGCTGTTGTGGCGGATGGCCGGTGCGCCCAGTCCGCTCGATGCCCACCACGCCGACTCGAAGGCGATCTTCTACCGCGGGCAGTCCGGTGACGTGTACGAAGGCGTCATGTCGTTCCTGGAGAAGCGTCCGGCGACCTACCCCAACACCGTGTCGGAAGA